One Corynebacterium tuberculostearicum DNA window includes the following coding sequences:
- the infA gene encoding translation initiation factor IF-1, whose product MAKEGAIEVEGRIIEPLPNAMFRVELDNGHKVLAHISGKMRQHYIRILPEDRVVVELSPYDLTRGRIVYRYK is encoded by the coding sequence ATGGCTAAGGAAGGCGCAATCGAGGTAGAAGGCCGCATTATCGAGCCTTTGCCCAACGCAATGTTCCGTGTCGAGCTCGACAATGGACACAAGGTTCTTGCACACATTTCTGGCAAGATGCGTCAGCACTACATTCGCATCCTCCCAGAGGATCGCGTAGTTGTAGAGCTGTCTCCTTATGACCTTACCCGCGGACGCATCGTCTACCGCTACAAGTAA